In Arachis hypogaea cultivar Tifrunner chromosome 17, arahy.Tifrunner.gnm2.J5K5, whole genome shotgun sequence, a single window of DNA contains:
- the LOC112763602 gene encoding uncharacterized protein: MTQSQPNSSLAEFDPEIERTLLHTRQATRRLDYTASDLESTTPYSSVGTTDTSLYTTGENHMAEPHRITLHEQGAPDLILQPLQARYLNLDPNFELKNSLINLLPKYHGLPGQVPIRHLRDFQTRFKRLLESCPHHGLDTHLLISYFTGGLCPADKRLLIASSSGSFSKNKTAAEAWSFINNVAEAIQHVKVRNNPPKSVVEAPPSESVLTKVLGDMTTLLTEIRKEQKAIQSIQAIQAPPQILQHEGPPRVCGLCSSTACYTDQCHQVQEDYTLAVANVNYNNRPPYQSQGQNNYSHGNSSNQGWRDNSQGNNHNNNQSSSQYHNNTNQNHHNQPYQHSQQNQNNNHRYQTPHQRQQTNQPSSSSINQCDDSDRALYQEQERLRIMVEKNEENTRNINAQLGNMSAQTSNITEMLSRMSLPPTNNTNTNQVSSSSNLPSQLLPNPKGSINAITLRSGTTLEEVEPKPIKLAEDVPKVEVGETMEIDEDEKEEEVAKEEEEQLRAKEPKRKTKKAKKHEELDPNIVQIFKNVEVTIPLFDAIHQVPKYAKFLKDVCTHKEKIGGLGMNLLGNSVSSVMDDFPEKYSDPGPCLVSCMIGKIQLKDCMCDFGSCVSIMPFSIYEKLNLTPLRQSGARFMLADKIIISVVGIAENVLVRILDLIFLVDFYILETPPIDSDRPSSILLGRPFLKTSRFKLDLFFRDYSFEAKGKVVKFKLEETMKQPLEVHSIFGCHIFEDDVIEEHLGSNDEISVNRNLGIKGVSKEKGKDP; this comes from the exons ATGACTcagtctcaaccgaattctagttTAGCCGAGTTTGATCCcgaaattgaaagaaccttgttaCATACTCGGCAAGCTACGCGGCGGTTGGATTACACGGCTAGTGACTTAGAGTCCACAACTCCCTATTCCTCTGTTGGTACTACTGATACATCTTTGTATACTACAGGTGAAAACCACATGGCAGAGCCACATAGGATTACCTTGCACGAACAAGGAGCACCGGATCTCATTCTTCAACCGTTGCAAGCtaggtatctgaatcttgatCCGAATTTTGAGTTGAAGAATAGTCTGATTAACTTGCTCCCTAAGTATCATGGACTACCAGGCCAAGTCCCTATTAGGCACTTGAGAGACTTTCAA ACTCGATTTAAGAGGTtgttggaatcttgtccacatcATGGGTTagacactcacttgctcattagctatttCACTGGAGGTCTTTGTCCAGCGGATAAGAGATTGCTCATCGCCTCTAGTAGTGGTTCCTTTTCCAAGAATAAGACGGCGGCGGAAGCATGGAGTTTTATCAATAATGTCGCCGAAGCTATCCAACATGTGAAGGTGAGGaacaatcctcccaagagtgtgGTGGAAGCACCTCCTTCCGAATCGGTTTTGACTAAAGTACTTGGAGACATGACCACTCTCCTCACAGAGATTCGCAAAGAACAAAAGGCAATTCAAtcaatccaagccatccaagccccacctcaaATCCTCCAACATGAAGGACCTCCTAGAGTATGTGGTTTATGCTCTAGTACCGCATGTTACACCGACCAATGTCATCAAGTCCAAGAGGATTACACTCTCGCGGTAGCCAACGTGAactacaacaaccgtccaccctatcaatctcaaggtcaaaacaattatTCTCATGGTAATAGTTctaatcaagggtggagggacaaTTCTCAAGGGaacaaccacaacaacaaccaatcttcttCCCAATATCACAACAATACCAACCAAAACCACCATAACCAACCATACCAACACTCacaacaaaaccaaaacaacaACCATAGATACCAAACACCTCACCAAAGACAACAAACCAAtcaaccttcttcttcttccattaacCAATGTGATGACTCTGACCGTGCACTCTATCAAGAGCAAGAGAGACTTAGGATTATGGtagaaaaaaatgaggagaacACTAGGAACATCAATGCACAATTAGGTAACATGAGTGCTCAAACGTCCAACATAACTGAAATGCTTTCAAGGATGTCCCTACCTCCTACCAATAATACCAATACCAACCAAGTCTCTAGCTCATCCAACCTTCCTTCCCAACTTCTCCCAAACCCAAAGGGTAGCATCAACGCAATCACCTTGAGGAGTGGTACAACACTTGAGGAAGTTGAACCTAAGCCCATTAAGTTGGCAGAGGATGTTCCTAAGGTAGAAGTTGGTGAAACAATGGAGATAGATGAAGATgaaaaggaggaagaagttgcaaaggaagaagaagagcaaTTGAGGGCCAAGGAACCGAAGCGGAAGA CCAAGAAGGCCAAGAAGCATGAGGAGCTTGATCCCAACATAGTGCAAATCTTCAAGAATGTGGAGGTAACAATTCCACTCTTTGATGCCATACATCAAGTTCCGAAATATGCTAAGTTCCTTAAGGATGTGTGCACTCATAAAGAGAAGATTGGTGGACTAGGGATGAATCTATTAGGCAATTCTGTTTCTTCTGTGATGGATGATTTTCCTGAAAAGTATAGTGATCCCGGTCCTTGCTTGGTATCTTGTATGATTGGTAAGATTCAACTTAAGGATTGCATGTGCGACTTTGGGTCGTGTGTGAGCATTATGCCATTCTCGATTTATGAGAAGTTGAACCTTACACCATTGAGGCAATCCGGAGCTAGGTTTATGCTTGCGGACAAGATTATAATTTCAGTTGTGGGTATTGCTGAGAATGTATTGGTGAGAATTCTGGACTTAATCTTTCTGGTGGATTTCTATATCCTAGAGACACCTCCCATTGATTCGGATAGGCCATCCTCCATCTTACTTGGTAGGCCATTCTTGAAGACATCCCGTTTTAAATTAGATCTATTTTTTAGGGATTACTCATTTGAAGCCAAAGGGAAGGTGGTGAAGTTCAAATTGGAGGAAACCATGAAGCAACCTCTAGAGGTACATtcaatttttggttgtcacattTTTGAAGATGATGTGATTGAAGAACACCTTGGGAGTAATGATGAGATAAGTGTCAATAGGAATTTGGGTATAAAAGGAGTTAGCAAGGAAAAAGGGAAGGATCCATGa